Proteins encoded within one genomic window of Anopheles gambiae chromosome 3, idAnoGambNW_F1_1, whole genome shotgun sequence:
- the LOC133393833 gene encoding uncharacterized protein LOC133393833 isoform X1 yields MMELQNQLYLMIAVFGGMIALLLVLTVMLAVYVKKTRTLLEDYRMGQSADASSYPSGMIDAGDRRDRRRMDNTAAAQHGGYPMDVFAHGMGPKIDQTKARNDYMNNARNIHGNRHHHAGPYRNDVEAMGGYMGGKRGGGGGGEKPPKANQPHKPPRSQASVEDSALELEVANIFDMDELDEEDLSDFNSGPSGHGDAKDTRYMANGGADGATGRSKGRPGSGHHQYDREMGRNGAHIEGRSNRFQNPHAKTKGGGNGRGFGPGGDDGAGGKQNQGYYNDRGTMY; encoded by the exons ATGATGGAGCTACAGAATCAACTGTATCTGATGATAGCGGTGTTTGGGGGTATGATCGCTCTGCTGTTGGTGCTTACGGTTATGCTCGCTGTGTACGTGAAGAAAACGCGAACACTTTTGGAGGATTACCGGATGGG TCAATCCGCAGATGCGTCGTCATATCCGAGCGGAATGATCGATGCAGGCGATAGGCGAGACCGAAGACGGATGGACAACACGGCGGCAGCCCAGCATGGTGGTTACCCGATGGACGTGTTTGCCCATGGCATGGGACCCAAAATCGATCAAACGAAAGC ACGCAACGATTACATGAACAATGCGAGAAACATCCACGGCAATCGACATCATCACGCTGGCCCGTATCGAAATGATGTGGAAGCGATGGGGGGATACATGGGCGGGAaacggggtggtggtggtggtggagagaAGCCACCGAAAGCCAACCAGCCCCACAAGCCACCCCGCAGCCAGGCCAGCGTGGAAGACTCGGCGCTCGAGCTGGAGGTGGCCAACATCTTCGACATGGACGAGCTGGATGAGGAGGATCTGTCCGACTTTAACAGTGGCCCGAGCGGGCACGGCGACGCCAAGGACACCCGCTACATGGCGAATGGGGGAGCGGACGGGGCGACCGGCAGATCGAAGGGCCGGCCGGGCAGCGGGCATCACCAGTACGATCGGGAAATGGGCCGGAACGGAGCCCACATCGAAGGTCGCAGCAATCGGTTCCAGAACCCTCACGCCAAGACCAAGGGCGGTGGAAATGGGCGGGGCTTTGGGCCCGGTGGGGACGATGGGGCGGGCGGCAAGCAGAATCAGGGATACTACAACGATAGGGGCACCATGTACTGA
- the LOC133393833 gene encoding uncharacterized protein LOC133393833 isoform X2 has product MIDAGDRRDRRRMDNTAAAQHGGYPMDVFAHGMGPKIDQTKARNDYMNNARNIHGNRHHHAGPYRNDVEAMGGYMGGKRGGGGGGEKPPKANQPHKPPRSQASVEDSALELEVANIFDMDELDEEDLSDFNSGPSGHGDAKDTRYMANGGADGATGRSKGRPGSGHHQYDREMGRNGAHIEGRSNRFQNPHAKTKGGGNGRGFGPGGDDGAGGKQNQGYYNDRGTMY; this is encoded by the exons ATGATCGATGCAGGCGATAGGCGAGACCGAAGACGGATGGACAACACGGCGGCAGCCCAGCATGGTGGTTACCCGATGGACGTGTTTGCCCATGGCATGGGACCCAAAATCGATCAAACGAAAGC ACGCAACGATTACATGAACAATGCGAGAAACATCCACGGCAATCGACATCATCACGCTGGCCCGTATCGAAATGATGTGGAAGCGATGGGGGGATACATGGGCGGGAaacggggtggtggtggtggtggagagaAGCCACCGAAAGCCAACCAGCCCCACAAGCCACCCCGCAGCCAGGCCAGCGTGGAAGACTCGGCGCTCGAGCTGGAGGTGGCCAACATCTTCGACATGGACGAGCTGGATGAGGAGGATCTGTCCGACTTTAACAGTGGCCCGAGCGGGCACGGCGACGCCAAGGACACCCGCTACATGGCGAATGGGGGAGCGGACGGGGCGACCGGCAGATCGAAGGGCCGGCCGGGCAGCGGGCATCACCAGTACGATCGGGAAATGGGCCGGAACGGAGCCCACATCGAAGGTCGCAGCAATCGGTTCCAGAACCCTCACGCCAAGACCAAGGGCGGTGGAAATGGGCGGGGCTTTGGGCCCGGTGGGGACGATGGGGCGGGCGGCAAGCAGAATCAGGGATACTACAACGATAGGGGCACCATGTACTGA